A genome region from Heterodontus francisci isolate sHetFra1 unplaced genomic scaffold, sHetFra1.hap1 HAP1_SCAFFOLD_255, whole genome shotgun sequence includes the following:
- the LOC137366213 gene encoding histone H2A-like produces the protein MSGRGKTGRKARSKAKSRSSRAGLQFLVDYDQRLLRKGNYAERVGAGAPVYLAAVLEYLTAEILELAGNVARDNTKTRIIPRHLQLAVRNNEELIKLLGAVTIAQGGVLPNIQALLLPKKTSWKELFGEDLGSCDITGKQVVDQQAAGQGDLEAKSKSPDGCVACRCQDSGRLLRAGEKQTMGGGGSSRCGPCRYH, from the exons atgtctggaagaggaaagactggcaggaaagctcggtccaaggccaagtctcgctcctcccgggctggactgcagttcctggtggacTATGATcaaaggctcctgagaaagggcaactatgctgagcgtgtgggtgccggagccccggtctatctggctgctgtgctcgagtatctgaccgctgaaatcctcgagctggccggtaacgtggcccgggacaacacgaagacccgcatcatccccagacacctgcagctggccgtccgcaacaacgaggagctcatcaagctgctgggagccgtgaccatcgctcagggcggggtgctgcccaatatccaggccttgctgctgcccaagaaaaccagc tggaaggagctgtttggtgaggatctgggaaGCTGTGACATCaccggcaagcaggtagttgaccagcaagcggcaggtcaaggtgaccttgaag caaagagcaagagtccagacggctgtgttgcctgccggtgccaggattcaggacgtctgctcagggctggggaGAAAcagacaatgggagggggaggatccagtcgttgtggtccatgtcggtaccattga